A stretch of Natronobacterium texcoconense DNA encodes these proteins:
- a CDS encoding MBL fold metallo-hydrolase: MQSDWGDWLVRDVEEATPDGVAVWYLGCNGFVLKGSGGTTLFIDPYLGLGDPPRTVRMIPVPFDPDDVAEADAVLATHEHTDHVHGPSQAPILENTDATFYAPDDSLTVAREEENWTEEWDVSEDQLSEIAEGDTFDIGEFTIHVEEAHDPDATHPVSYVIEHDAGTFFHGGDTKPSDAFDRIGEEYDIDLGVLAFGTVGQIPDKETREPKRTRWYNDENQIVEAASSLQFDRLLPSHWDMWKGLTADPTVLHHHAASFDHPERLEVVEIGDRTDI, translated from the coding sequence ATGCAAAGCGACTGGGGAGACTGGCTCGTTCGCGACGTCGAGGAGGCGACGCCCGACGGCGTCGCCGTCTGGTATCTCGGCTGCAACGGCTTCGTTCTCAAGGGCTCCGGCGGAACGACGCTCTTCATCGACCCCTACCTCGGACTCGGCGACCCGCCACGGACGGTCCGGATGATCCCGGTGCCGTTCGACCCCGACGACGTCGCCGAGGCCGACGCCGTGCTCGCGACCCACGAACACACCGACCACGTCCACGGGCCGAGCCAGGCACCGATCCTCGAGAACACGGACGCGACGTTTTACGCACCCGACGATAGTCTGACCGTCGCACGGGAAGAGGAGAACTGGACCGAGGAGTGGGACGTCTCCGAGGACCAGTTGTCGGAGATTGCGGAGGGCGACACTTTCGATATCGGTGAGTTCACGATCCACGTCGAGGAGGCCCACGACCCCGACGCGACCCATCCGGTGAGCTACGTGATCGAACACGACGCGGGCACCTTCTTCCACGGCGGCGATACGAAGCCCAGCGACGCGTTCGATCGGATCGGCGAAGAGTACGACATCGACCTCGGCGTGCTCGCGTTCGGCACCGTCGGGCAGATTCCCGACAAAGAAACCCGCGAACCCAAACGGACGCGGTGGTACAACGACGAGAACCAGATCGTCGAGGCCGCATCGAGCCTCCAGTTCGACCGCCTCCTGCCAAGCCACTGGGACATGTGGAAAGGACTGACCGCCGATCCGACCGTCCTTCATCACCACGCCGCGAGTTTCGACCACCCGGAACGGCTCGAGGTCGTCGAGATCGGTGACCGAACTGATATATAA
- a CDS encoding DUF7344 domain-containing protein encodes MTNSPADGRPTDSRADVFRALADESRREVLRLAYERSPDGIGKNDLALEVAAVTNDKPVDAVSDDDHDRALIDCTHRLLPALRDADLVTVDDGTVTTTDHWAYDDPEIVEIVSGRTDASSDELDAAFHALAEPRRLAALSALSDANRPLTTAELARAVAAREAATTERDVTQDRIDRVHTSLVHGHLSTLSDVGLLEYEADSDRVSTSEERIVCTTWIDGNEDDDAKPRVYGVDVRTADDCETLISVGQSV; translated from the coding sequence ATGACTAACTCACCTGCCGACGGCCGACCGACCGACTCTCGAGCGGACGTCTTTCGAGCACTGGCAGACGAGAGCCGACGGGAGGTTCTCCGACTCGCGTACGAGCGATCGCCGGACGGAATCGGGAAAAACGACCTTGCACTCGAGGTCGCTGCAGTAACGAACGACAAACCGGTCGACGCGGTCAGCGACGACGACCACGACCGTGCGTTGATCGACTGCACACATCGATTACTGCCGGCACTGCGCGACGCTGACCTCGTCACGGTGGACGACGGCACCGTCACGACGACCGACCACTGGGCGTACGACGACCCGGAGATCGTGGAGATCGTCTCCGGTCGAACCGACGCCTCGAGCGACGAACTCGACGCAGCGTTTCACGCGCTTGCGGAACCACGCCGACTGGCCGCCCTCTCCGCGCTCAGCGACGCTAATCGTCCACTGACGACCGCGGAACTCGCTCGCGCCGTCGCCGCTCGTGAGGCCGCGACGACCGAACGCGACGTAACCCAGGATCGGATCGACCGCGTCCACACGTCGCTCGTCCACGGGCACCTGTCGACGCTCTCCGACGTCGGACTCCTCGAGTACGAGGCGGACTCGGATCGAGTGTCGACCAGCGAGGAACGGATCGTCTGTACTACCTGGATCGACGGGAACGAAGACGACGACGCGAAACCACGCGTCTACGGCGTCGACGTTCGAACGGCCGACGATTGCGAGACACTCATCTCGGTCGGTCAGTCGGTGTAG